Below is a window of Oryza brachyantha chromosome 10, ObraRS2, whole genome shotgun sequence DNA.
AATTCTTGCTCTTCGAAATATAGTTTCTTGACTCAAACCGCTTGAACAAATGATCACAGTTTAAGCTGCAGATCTCTTAATCTGAAAGATCCAATTGCGTAGGAACCCTGCATCATGGtgacggaggtggtggtggtgatggacATGGCACTGAAGCACAGCCTACAATTGAGCCGCCATTATTCGTGGATTGAGCTCGCCTTCCAGATGGAAAAACTACACAAGAAACACATGATTTCAGAAGTAATTAGCATAAGCTTTTTCTAATTGACATGAAAAATTAAAGCAGCAGCAAAACATGTTGCCTTAAAGAAGAGaacaataattttatgaaaaatcgTTGTTTCAAACAGAAATAAAACATGGCAATGCTTTCCACAACGTTGGAAGCGTTTTTAGATGAAGGaagattaattatttcttaattcaaagagaaaaaaatcaaataggcTAATGTTTGTTACAAAAACGTACCAGTACCAAGCGTAGACATAGCAAAAACCACAATCACTAGCACAATCACCAGGAGAAGAGACTGAGCGCATGATGGCCTTTGTTTTCTCATCTCTCTATCATTTAGTTTTTGCTTTCACTGGATGACCAGGAGAAGAATCGAGATAGCCTTCACTGTGTGGCCGTGTTCGTTCGGTGAGCTATAATAGCAAGCTGTATGTTGACTAAATACTGAAGTGGGCgagaaagaggaggagagagaggagatacGGGCTATGCTTATAGCCTGGTCGGGCACacgaaccaagaaactctgaaaaaattaagtggatcatgtattaatgatgaagaactaactactatatgagtgagctataaaaaagttacaaagagtcttatagccagcaaGCTCGCTATATTATTAGAAcatgtacaatagcaggctataagccagctataaacatattttaaagagattagatggaagagagaagagaggtgtgctactaatttatagccagctgcacacggactccaagacagagtgcgtatgacatgtgggaccatgtactaatgttttataggtaactattgtataaattaactattagattgactatagatgaattgaagctagtagttggctatactagccttgctctaagttAGATTTACTCTTTTTCGTGtacacgtttcccgaactaccAAACGGtgcttttttttgaaaattttctattggaAAGTTGCATTCAAAAtgatattaatccattttttgattttttataattataattaattaatcctatACTAATTTATGCTATTTTTCCGTGCGGATTACTTATCCTACTACCGAGCACGGCCTGAATAGTACTCCatctatcttataatataaaattttctagcaTTAAATCGATTTTTATAGATACCAataaacctatatatatatacaaacaatatatattgataaaaaaatactaaaatgtCTTATATTACTAGGCTGAGGGAGCGGTAATAAGTTAACAGGTGTTGGCTTGTTGCTTTATCTCTTATATGAACGGTCCAGAAAGCTTTCTACCAGATatcaaaagaaacaaaaagaaagaaaataattgtCCTATACGTGGTCAGGAGTAAGAACTCATGGAAAGTACCCACTGTCATGTGGGACCTTTTGAGGTTACACATTGATCATTGACTGACTTGTTATTTGTTTGTATCACCAAAAAACTACTGTTCCGTTCAAAAAGATAGTAATAATCAACTGCCCCAGTGATTATTTGGGTGGACCATAGTCTTCTTGTTCTTTTCATATTATTCACCATAATATTGgaatttattatttacactacgcttctaaaaatattttcttctaaaaggaactttcttttactaccagcagaatttaaattttagaactcaattctagagttgatttttttaaagggttttgttttttctataaaaatccATCTTGGCTCGAACACCTAAGAATATAAGTAGAAAAGTCAAGAACTAAACTGTTTTTACTTGGTTGATTTCCTTTGGATGAATCTTAACATTTACGATGAAAATCCAAtctatactttatttattaatcaataAGCTTTGTTGCTACGGCCGCGGCTGGTGGAGGAGGGGGGATAagttatccggcgcggaaaacgttctaatagattagtacatgattaattaattattaattattaaaaaatataaaataaattaatatgattttttaaaacaacttttctatagaaaatttttacgaaaaatatatcgtttagcagttcgaaaagcGTGCACACGATAACCAAGACGAACTAAGCTGCCTTGCCGAACGGGGCCTACATGGGAAATGCTATACAAGGGCAAACTTGTCTTGTCATCCATCTACTAGTGGTCAAGTTGACAGTGGACTACCAAATTTGTTGAATACCAAAAATAGAGACCATATTCTTTCGTACGACCGAAAATGCTCACCCTAACCTGCATGAACGATGAAACAAGTATGTATGTACTAGTAGCAAATACAACCCTAGTAGGTACTGCCAAACAAGAATATACTGCATCTGCTTCAAAACATAAGTAATTTTAGCTGATTTAGTAAGGATTAAGGACGAGTAGAAAAGACTACGGTGtccttaaataaataaaaaaatggacgAAGTTGAAAGATTACGTGGAGATAGAATAAAAAGATTTTTCAATGGAAaatgattaatatgatatgatCTGTGAgccattataaaaatatttatattgtgaaacaagATTTCAAtcatataaatgattatattttgaggcAGGGGAAGTATGTTGCGAAATCAGGCCCATGATATAACACTGTGACCAAATAAAATGTTTGCATTCAGAATTTGTAACCAGATGTTTGCAAATAAACAAACCTGAGACACCTCTctccatataaaataaaattattttaccgATGGACGAGATGCGTTGGTGCGTTGCAAGTGGCAACCTCTACCTTAGGGACATACCACGGGAAACCCTTCTTCCTCAACTCTGAAAGAACAAGGGCTGCGTTATTTTTGACACATTATTCATCGGTTTTTTACGCACATTTGTCAAAGGGATAAATggtatatctatatctatactattataaaaaacagtaTTGATTCTGCCAAGAATTTTCGTCCGTTCACGCTATGGGCTGTTTCTACCAAGAATTTTCGAACGAGGAGCATGTTTGGGCTGTGGTTTTTTTGGcacatctttttcttcctgtGAACTGTTTtgattctttgtttttcttaagaTAAATTCGATTCTTTGATTGGGATGtggttaatttgtttggcacATTTTGATGTGACGGGAATATTGGATCCACATATCGGTGCTTATTCACTGTGAGCATGGACAGTTTATATTTGGTATCAGTTAAATTTCAAACTGTTGATGAAATAAAGAGCAATTTATTTCTGTATTTGGGAATTTGAGCTAACTACTAATTCACTTCACGCGTTCTTGAATTTTGACTTCTGCAAACAAGTACTGCATAGCAATGGAAATTCATATAGTGTTTTTTGTCCAGAGAGGATAGAAAGCTTAATATCTCTTAAATATTTCTTTCAGCACAATTGATTTTAAATCAGGTCACTTGTCACCGCAGAACGTATATTTTTTCCTGTTGCAACGCAGACACTGTTTCtagttttaataaaaagtttctaaacttaatcatatcatatttattgtttatatcataagataacattaaaaaatcagataatcttttgtttttcatcttaatcaaacaaaagaacacagccaaaATGATACAATCTGCACTAACTAATTAGATGAAATCATGTGTTGTGTAGCTTGTTCTGGATTGTAAGCATACCATATGGCATTACAGCATCCTTCGGAGTTCCGATACAATTTGCACCAATTAAtccgatgaaaaaaatatactacactTGAATCATTGACGTTACGGCACTagagcaaaaaaattttaagaaattattgacAGTCAATGCCATGCCTTCTCAACCACTTGAACTGAGTTATGTTTTACAAAGCTGGGCCGTATCAGAATATGCTCCCAGAGGCCGGGattgcaaataaaaacatacaCAAAGGTAGCAGGCATATTAAGCATTGCAATAGGTAGAGCGACGATGAAAATAAACATCTCCACCTGATGGCACCATTAAGTGTATCACAATCAATTATTGAGATTCTGGAACAGCTCAGGCAGATGGGCGTTCGTGAGCTTAGTCCGGCGAGTGATCTCACGTTGCTTCTTCTTAGGTTTAGCCTTGGGTTGCACCCCATTGATCTGAGCTGCAGCTCGCCGTTTAGCAGTGTTCGTCATGGGCTTGATGCCATTCTTCTGGAGCTCCTTCTCAATATCCACCATGTCACGTGGTAACTCCATCTCCCGGAACAGCTGCTTGAGGTCGTCATCGACCTTGATCTTTGCTTTTGGGTCATTAGGATACACAATGTCCTCCTGGGAGTCCATGTTTGATAACAGCCAAACTTCACCAGCTGCCTTCAGAGCCTATAGAACAGCAGTATCAAGATTACCATTGCTCATCACACTTGAACCGAATATGGTTACTCACGCGTTCTTGAATACTAGATTTACTGGTGGTTCTAACATGTGTATGCACACTTAACCTATATAGCAAAAAATAAAGGCCAATAGTATCAAAGAATGGCATACTGATTTCAAGACTAAAAGAAACAAGTAAACACAATACATTTATGGACCCCCTCTAGTTATAGAGCTTGCAGGGCTAAACTGTAATCAATCTTATCCAATTTTCTTGTTCGATGGCAACAAGGAAGAGACTATACAGACAAATAATCTTCATAACAGGTACGCAAAAGAAACCATAGGTCCTTAACAGTTTCTGTAATGGCTATAAACACATTATAACTGTGGCGTGCCAATTGAAATTTCCCAAAAGAATGGAAGCTAAAACAATAATTGTGCAACAATCCAGCCGTGGACTACTAATTGTGCTCAGTGCAATATTCCAGAAGCTCCTGGAGAAAGGGGGAAGGTATACACATCATCATTGTGTGAAACGAAAAAGAAGTCCGAGTAAAATGGTGAGTGCTCTGCTGAGGTGGCAGTTGCTTCTACAAAGTGTGCAAGGATGGGATTAGAGAGgtggaatatatataactaattacATGCCAATATTAAGACCATTAGCTGTTTACTAAACATTTCCCTAGCTGAAAAGGGTACCATGAAGAACATTAATATTTAAGACATCACTTCAAAGTATCATGTGAGGAATTAGGCCCACCTGCAAATCTTCAATTACAGTTGGGTACGCATCCTTGACTTCCACCACAGCAAGACCCTCTGGATACTTTCTTACCAGAACAAGTAGTTGATCTTTTCCCTTCAGATCATGCTTGGACTGCACGTTTATCAACAGCGATTAACACATGATACCATATAACTAAATTAACATCAAACAAGATTAAAAGCCTACAAAGACTAAACACTTgtgatgttttctttttctgtctTTCAGAAATTATAGTCATCACTATATCAATTCCCccagaaaaaaatgttcaaaCAAATACTTCATCATGATTACAAATTGCATCATCATGAAATGTTTTAGACAGTCACACCAGTGAGGCAGTGATTAATAGTCAAACTGCAATATGATATTGATAGGTGGTTCATGGAGATTGCAAAGTCTTACTTCTCTTATCGCTAGTCAAATGAAGGGGAAGGAATTAATCTTTCTGAATTAGTAATGCTTGATAAGGAATATATGATGAGAACCATTTCATTTCAGGTAGGAAGGACTAACAATTGGGAAATTTCACCAACAGAACAGGTACTAGTGTTAACAAGACTAACTTTTGGAATAATTAACCGTACAAACTCCTTTACCTTGTAAGAGAAACGCCCCGACTCATAATGTACTTTAGGATTGTTCTTCAGACTGTCAAAGACAGCCTTATTACCATGGATATCAACATAAGTTGCCTCATTTATTTGCTCTGCAGTAAAAGCTTGTCTTGTCTGCAGTTTTAGAAGACGCATCAGTTCAACAACGATATACAATACAGCATTGATATTCATAAGAAAGTTCGTTCATCAAGACAGGTACACCATTTAGCCAAAAGTGAAGAAAATGGGCCAGTGTAGAAATCAACGctttaatattttgtgaatctATAAATTACTTTAGCAATTTTTGTAACTAAAAGTTGCATGAGTTATCCCTTACATATTCTCTCTTGAGCAAATAATCCTGTCTACACCATTTTATGCAGCATGAATGCAAATAGATTGCATCACTTCACATATGGCCGCTCATAATAGTTAGAAGTCAATACATCCTTGGTATCATTAACCAGATACCAACATATATATCCTGGTCGAACACAGAATAATAAGTAGCAAGGCACCAATTCTGTATGTTTGAATTTGCAGGCTGAGCATCTCACGTGTACAGATCAGTGTTGTAAAAATCAGAATATGGGTGTCGAACAGACAAGCTACCGCTAAGTGATTGGTTAATCAAGTTTAGAGATATTGTAACGTACCCTTCCAATACTTCAATTTATGTCTATTACCATGGCTAGGGAAGCAAGTAGAAAGGCACAATACTAATATAGTTACGTGTATACCTACAagacataaaattaattacctaTTAGTCCTTGGGCCCATAAAACGGCAAATCGTGTCACGatcaatagttttttttctttttttgcaggGACGGTAAATAGTTAATACAGTCATTAAACACCTTAATCAGCCAATTTATCTGCTAACCATTTGGCTAATGGGGCCTTCTGGCCGTTTTCATGTCCACAAGGTCAGAATGCTTTTGCACCCACATACATATAGACGGCCGTATAATCACCCGAAATGTCCTACTTTTTCTACAATGGCAGAGATGTACCGAGGGGCATAAAGCagcaagataaataaaaaagaacaaagcAAGAGGGTAACATCTTATGCAATCTCATATATGATATTACTAATCCTAGGCTCCATTCATCCAAAATAACAACCATTAAGTCTACATGAGTCATTCACATGTCTTCACATATAACCTCAATTAGCATGATAAATTGCAGGATTACTGGACTACTTTACAATGCCAGAGCTGGGGGAACGCATTCCGTTTACA
It encodes the following:
- the LOC102708368 gene encoding general transcription factor IIE subunit 2 — protein: MDLKDSLSKFKQQQERCQSSLASIAASTAKPKHRAQPVNAPSAPARPPQPIKFSNDTERLQHINSVRKSPIGAQMKLVIELLYKTRQAFTAEQINEATYVDIHGNKAVFDSLKNNPKVHYESGRFSYKSKHDLKGKDQLLVLVRKYPEGLAVVEVKDAYPTVIEDLQALKAAGEVWLLSNMDSQEDIVYPNDPKAKIKVDDDLKQLFREMELPRDMVDIEKELQKNGIKPMTNTAKRRAAAQINGVQPKAKPKKKQREITRRTKLTNAHLPELFQNLNN